A window from Solanum stenotomum isolate F172 chromosome 5, ASM1918654v1, whole genome shotgun sequence encodes these proteins:
- the LOC125864454 gene encoding F-box protein At4g00755-like: METRVDFVQSLQSDMSVNILACLNDPVDVVRAGSVSGLWHHFVITNGISKQLCLRRFPQLSGIERITEPDWITTEANGVGSHNSSWDIMKRDHNVYASLLHAITTLNTCQSECIAYAVSASSTDRFPAESVANTLTTRRYLGGHSYWSSKGHADPDAPETLIYKLKADLCVISKISVQPFEAFYQLGQPIYSAKSVRFRLGHPKNSLDENDIVQMPQQQPADDKFIWTYTSEVYPMEQKNCLQQFKLPQPVLCIGGYLQIELLGRVQRQHSDNLFYTCVSHVKVMGGPLCPAFDIDILEPSGKFALKYNPEVFRWMLQSFSEDSNISPMPSEEEAVEHVGVMGFLLQAYHGGIEPMVWDEPMEWDDDDEEMDELGIL; the protein is encoded by the exons ATGGAGACTCGGGTTGATTTTGTACAGTCTCTTCAAAGTGACATGTCAGTTAATATTCTGGCATGTTTGAATGATCCAGTAGATGTGGTCCGTGCAGGCTCCGTCTCAGGCCTTTGGCATCATTTTG TGATTACAAATGGAATTTCCAAGCAACTATGTCTGAGAAGGTTTCCTCAGCTTTCTGGGATTGAACGTATAACTGAACCAGATTGGATAACAACAGAAGCAAATGGTGTTGGATCTCACAATTCCAGTTGGGATATTATGAAGAGAGACCACAATGTTTATGCTTCTCTCCTTCATGCTATTACAACATTAAACACATGTCAGAGTGAATGCATAGCATATGCAGTTAGTGCTTCGAGTACAGATAGATTTCCTGCCGAAAGTGTTGCCAATACTTTAACAACTAGGAGATATCTCGGTGGACATTCATACTGGTCAAGTAAAGGACATGCTGATCCAGATGCCCCTGAGACATTAATTTACAAATTGAAAGCTGATCTGTGTGTTATTAGTAAAATCAGTGTACAACCTTTTGAAG CTTTTTACCAGCTCGGCCAGCCTATATACTCTGCAAAATCTGTTCGATTTCGGTTAGGACACCCCAAAAATTCACTAGACGAAAATGATATCGTGCAAATGCCTCAGCAACAGCCTGCTGATGACAAGTTCATATGGACGTATACATCAGAAGTATACCCTATGGAACAG AAAAACTGCTTGCAACAGTTCAAGCTACCACAACCAGTGCTATGCATTGGTGGATATCTGCAGATTGAACTGTTGGGTAGAGTTCAGAGACAACATTCAGACAACTTGTTTTACACATG CGTTAGCCATGTGAAAGTCATGGGCGGTCCTCTCTGCCCTGCATTTGATATAGATATCCTTGAACCATCAGGCAAGTTTGCGTTGAAGTACAACCCGGAGGTTTTCCGATGGATGTTGCAAAGCTTTTCAGAAGACTCAAATATATCTCCAATGCCATCAGAGGAAGAAGCGGTTGAACATGTAGGTGTTATGGGGTTTCTGTTACAGGCTTACCATGGGGGTATTGAACCCATGGTATGGGATGAACCCATGGAATGGGATGACGACGATGAAGAAATGGATGAACTTGGTATTCTTTAG